One Capsicum annuum cultivar UCD-10X-F1 chromosome 2, UCD10Xv1.1, whole genome shotgun sequence genomic window carries:
- the LOC107860723 gene encoding uncharacterized protein LOC107860723 isoform X2 — protein MTWWMGGSVSQNMEGGRAKLRLVTVVLLAICIALAGLYSIIKPIANGCTMTYMYPTYIPVPIPKNVSSAKYGLHLYHEGWIKIDFDDRLKSLSGVPVLFIPGNGGSYKQVRSVAAESDRAYQGGPLERSFYQEASLNLVKGVDFDVTSTPLPYQYASMLDWFAVDLEGEHSAMDGRILEEHTNYVVYAIHRILDHYKECHNARVKEGAAVSRSPPRSVILVGHSMGGFVARAAIVHPHLRKSAVETVLTLSSPHQSPPLALQPSLGQYYARVNDAWKKGYEFQTSRSGHYLSDPLLSHVVVVSISGGYHDYQVRSKLQSLDGIVPPTHGFMISSTGMKNVWLSMEHQVILWCNQLVVQVSHTLLSLIDQETGQPISDVPKRLAIFTKMLHSGIPQNFNWLKQPQLPHIPIENGEAESGSQAHRMYACPSNIHWSDDALERDLYIETTMVTVLAMDGRRRWLDIEKLGSNGKNHFVFVTNLSPCSGVRLHLWPEKGTSVSTLPINKRVLEVTSKMVQIPSGPAPRQVEPGTQTEQAPPSAVFWLHPEDMRGFRYLTISVAPRLAVSGRPPPATSMGVGQFFKPEDEETALSSGSLIWSMFSVKEMMLNEDHPLALNLSFSVSVGLMPVTLSVKTTGCGIRKSEFTADEIGELEIDRLCKLRCFPPVALAWDVTSGLHIFPNLFSETILVDSSPALWTSSLGSEKTNVMLLIDPHCSYKTSIGVNITVAAKRFSLLYFSEITGFAIAVVFFALMRQARQWELDLPIPSLLSAVESNLRMPLPFLCLALLPILFALALSCLISLPLPPAISFIIVSTICYLSANGVVIVLISASQLLLYVSAFLHVFIKKRSRTRERNCSSLFTAFLSSKVVRIIRFNPLFVMTLVSLTLVCFTHPALGLLLLVISHAVCCHNALSSFLMASFRSHTQSKELIESGKGSRSGLEQLIPQYDGEINNQFPQKESNSKSLDSVKSYGDTQLEIFNHQHGLFVLHLLATLMFVPSLISWIQRMGIGQSLPWFLDSVLCIGVLLHGVCDSKPEFNFFVFPFPGIRRWEIKLSFAYLVAGYYSYFCGLALAPYRTFYPMATIGFISCAFRIIERRSREKGEMYHHRRKHSHKH, from the exons ATGACGTGGTGGATGGGTGGCAGTGTGAGCCAAAACATGGAAGGTGGTAGAGCGAAATTGAGACTTGTGACAGTGGTTCTACTTGCCATATGTATTGCTCTAGCTGGTCTTTATAGCATCATAAAACCTATAGCTAATGGTTGTACTATGACATACATGTATCCTACTTACATCCCTGTACCGATACCGAAAAATGTATCGTCCGCAAAGTATGGATTACATCTCTACCATGAAGGATGGATAAAGATTGATTTCGATGATCGTCTTAAATCGCTTAGTGGAGTTCCTGTTCTTTTTATCCCTGGTAATGGTGGAAGCTACAAACAG GTGAGATCTGTGGCTGCAGAATCTGATAGGGCTTATCAAGGAGGTCCTCTTGAACGTAGCTTTTACCAAGAAGCCTCTCTAAATCTCGTAAAGGGAGTAGACTTTGATGTCACCAGCACTCCTTTACCCTATCAATATGCATCCATGCTTGACTGGTTTGCCGTGGATCTTGAGGGTGAACATTCTGCAATGGATGGTCGAATTCTTGAAGAACACACAAATTATGTTGTATATGCCATTCACAGG ATTTTGGATCATTATAAAGAGTGCCACAATGCACGAGTCAAGGAAGGTGCTGCTGTGTCTAGGAGTCCCCCAAGAAGTGTGATATTGGTTGGTCATTCCATGGGTGGTTTTGTTGCTAGAGCTGCAATTGTCCACCCACATTTGAGGAAATCTGCTGTTGAAACTGTTCTGACACTTTCTTCTCCACACCA GTCGCCTCCTCTGGCTCTGCAGCCATCACTTGGTCAGTATTATGCACGAGTAAATGACGCATGGAAGAAAGGGTACGAGTTCCAGACTTCTCGATCGGGGCATTATCTGTCTGATCCACTACTCTCTCATGTTGTCGTCGTCTCCATTTCTGGTGGTTATCATGATTACCAG GTCCGATCAAAGTTACAATCACTTGATGGTATTGTGCCTCCTACACACGGCTTTATGATTAGTAGCACAGGCATGAAAAATGTGTGGTTGTCAATGGAGCACCAGGTTATCTTGTGGTGTAATCAGCTCGTTGTTCAA GTATCACATACTCTTCTTAGTCTGATAGATCAGGAGACTGGTCAACCTATATCTGATGTTCCAAAAAGGCTGGCAATCTTCACAAAAATGCTTCACAGTGGGATACCTCAAAATTTTAATTGGTTAAAGCAGCCACAGCTGCCTCACATACCAATTGAAAATGGAGAAGCTGAATCTG GATCTCAAGCACACAGAATGTATGCTTGCCCTAGTAACATCCATTGGAGTGATGATGCACTTGAAAGAGATTTATACATCGAGACAACCATGGTTACAGTTTTAGCAATGGATGGGAGAAGGCGGTGGTTGGACATTGAGAAGTTG GGGTCTAATGGCAAAAACCATTTCGTTTTTGTCACAAATCTTTCTCCATGTTCCGGTGTACGACTGCACCTCTGGCCCGAGAAAGGAACTTCAGTTTCCACTTTGCCGATTAATAAACGGGTTTTAGAAGTTACATCGAAGATGGTGCAAATTCCATCTGGACCAGCTCCAAGGCAG GTTGAACCAGGTACTCAGACTGAGCAGGCACCTCCTTCTGCTGTATTTTGGCTGCACCCAGAGGATATGCGTGGCTTCAGATATCTGACCATCTCAGTGGCACCTCGCCTG gctGTTTCAGGAAGACCTCCACCAGCTACTTCCATGGGAGTTGGGCAATTTTTCAAACCAGAGGATGAGGAAACAGCCTTATCTTCTGGGTCGTTGATTTGGTCTATGTTTTCTGTAAAG GAGATGATGTTGAATGAGGATCATCCTCTTGCACTCAATCTGTCTTTCTCTGTTAGTGTGGGTCTCATGCCTGTGACATTGTCTGTCAAAACAACTGGTTGTGGAATAAGAAAGTCAGAGTTCACTGCTGATGAAATTGGAGAGTTGGAAATTGACA GGCTGTGTAAACTTCGCTGTTTCCCTCCTGTAGCACTTGCTTGGGATGTCACATCTGGTCTTCATATTTTCCCTAATCTGTTCTCTGAAACAATTCTTGTGGATTCCTCTCCAGCACTCTGGACTTCCAGCCTAGGGTCAGAAAAGACCAATGTTATGTTGCTG ATTGATCCACATTGTTCGTACAAAACAAGTATTGGTGTTAATATAACCGTTGCAGCtaaaagattttcacttttatatTTCTCAGAG ATTACTGGTTTTGCAATTGCTGTTGTCTTTTTCGCTTTAATGCGGCAAGCAAGGCAATGGGAGCTTGACCTGCCTATACCTTCACTCCTTTCAGCAGTGGAATCTAATTTACGGATGCCGTTGCCCTTTCTATGTTTGGCCCTGCTGCCTATATTATTTGCTCTGGCACTTTCCTGCCTCATTTCTCTACCTCTTCCTCCAGCCATAAGTTTCATCATTGTCTCAACAATCTGTTACTTATCTGCAAACGGAGTGGTGATTGTGCTGATATCGGCCTCCCAATTGTTACTCTACGTTAGTGCATTTTTACATGTATTCATCAAGAAGCG GTCGCGAACACGGGAACGTAACTGTTCTTCTCTTTTCACTGCCTTCCTGTCATCCAAG GTAGTCAGGATCATAAGATTCAACCCATTATTTGTTATGACACTTGTCTCTTTGACCCTAGTTTGCTTCACTCATCCAGCATTGGGTCTTCTTTTGCTGGTCATTTCTCATGCTGTGTGTTGCCACAATGCCCTGTCCAG TTTTTTGATGGCTTCATTTCGCAGCCATACCCAGAGTAAGGAGTTAATAGAATCTGGGAAAGGAAGTCGGAGTGGATTGGAGCAGCTCATACCCCAGTATGATGGTGAAATTAACAACCAATTCCCTCAGAAGGAGAGTAATTCGAAAAGTCTGGACTCAGTAAAAAGCTATGGTGATACCCAATTAGAGATCTTCAATCATCAGCATGGCTTATTTGTATTACACTTGCTTGCAACACTTATGTTTGTCCCTTCACTTATATCGTGGATCCAG AGAATGGGGATTGGTCAGAGCTTGCCGTGGTTCTTGGATTCTGTACTTTGCATAGGTGTTCTGCTGCATGGTGTATGTGACTCAAAGCCGGAGTTCAActtcttcgtatttccttttCCGGGCATCCGAAGATGGGAGATAAAGCTGAGCTTTGCCTATCTTGTTGCTGGATACTATTCCTATTTTTGTGGGTTGGCCTTGGCTCCTTACAGAACATTTTATCCCATGGCTACCATTGGGTTTATTTCATGTGCTTTTAGGATCATAGAGAGGAGAAGTAGGGAAAAGGGGGAAATGTACCATCACCGTAGGAAACACTCTCATAAACACTAA